The Pseudomonas iranensis genome includes a window with the following:
- a CDS encoding aminoacyl-tRNA deacylase and HDOD domain-containing protein — protein MTEAALVPESPQAPSVIRLLLNKLGVAYEEVLDHHGLNASRKVQAVLLDDAVGALMVLFPQSQLLDLNRLAELTGRRLTAVSTERLEKMLGKHNLSLLPGLPALTSSPCLYEESLLREPKLLINSGEPGLLLEISSEDFKSMLTKASAANFGEALSSIRPNLDRPDDDREEITQAVQAFTARRIQQRLEATIEIPPLAETAQKIIKLRVDPNATIDDITGVVETDPALAAQVVSWAASPYYASPGKIRSVEDAIVRVLGFDLVINLALGLALGKTLSLPKDHPQHTTPYWQQSIYTAAVIEGLTRAMPRAQRPEAGLTYLAGLLHNFGYLLLAHVFPPHFSLICRHLEVNPHLCHSYIEQHLLGISREQIGSWLMRYWDMPDELATALRFQHDPSYDGAYAEYPNLVCLAVRLLRSRGIGSGPDEDIPDALLERVGLTRDKANDVVSKVLEAEVLLRELASQFSQG, from the coding sequence ATGACCGAAGCTGCTCTCGTCCCCGAATCTCCGCAAGCTCCGTCTGTTATTCGGCTGCTGCTCAACAAGCTGGGCGTTGCCTACGAAGAAGTGCTCGACCACCACGGCCTCAATGCCTCGCGCAAAGTGCAGGCGGTGTTGCTGGATGACGCCGTGGGCGCGTTGATGGTGCTGTTTCCACAGAGCCAGTTGCTGGATCTCAATCGCCTCGCCGAACTCACTGGTCGCCGCCTCACAGCCGTGTCCACCGAGCGCCTGGAAAAGATGCTCGGCAAACACAATCTGAGCCTGCTGCCGGGCCTGCCGGCGCTGACCAGTTCGCCGTGCCTCTACGAAGAAAGCCTGCTGCGCGAGCCGAAGCTGCTGATCAACTCCGGCGAGCCGGGCCTGCTGCTGGAAATCAGCAGCGAAGACTTCAAATCGATGCTGACCAAGGCCAGCGCCGCCAACTTCGGCGAAGCCCTGAGCAGCATTCGCCCGAACCTCGACCGCCCGGACGATGACCGCGAGGAAATCACCCAGGCCGTGCAGGCGTTCACCGCGCGGCGCATTCAGCAACGTCTGGAAGCGACCATCGAAATTCCGCCGCTGGCCGAAACTGCACAAAAAATCATCAAGCTGCGCGTCGACCCCAACGCCACCATCGACGACATCACCGGCGTCGTTGAAACCGATCCGGCGCTGGCAGCGCAAGTGGTGAGCTGGGCAGCGTCGCCGTACTACGCCTCGCCGGGCAAGATTCGTTCGGTGGAAGACGCGATCGTCCGCGTGCTGGGTTTTGATCTCGTAATCAACCTGGCGCTGGGCCTTGCCCTCGGCAAGACCCTGAGCCTGCCAAAAGACCACCCGCAACACACCACGCCGTACTGGCAGCAGTCGATCTACACCGCCGCCGTCATCGAAGGCCTGACCCGCGCCATGCCGCGCGCCCAGCGCCCGGAAGCCGGCCTGACCTACCTCGCTGGTCTGCTGCACAACTTCGGTTACCTGCTGCTGGCCCACGTGTTCCCGCCGCACTTCTCGCTGATCTGCCGTCACCTGGAGGTCAACCCGCACCTGTGCCACAGCTACATCGAGCAACACCTGCTGGGTATCAGCCGCGAACAGATCGGCTCGTGGCTGATGCGCTACTGGGACATGCCGGACGAACTGGCCACCGCCCTGCGCTTCCAGCACGACCCAAGCTACGACGGCGCCTACGCCGAATACCCGAACCTCGTCTGCCTGGCCGTACGCCTGCTGCGCAGCCGTGGCATCGGTTCGGGGCCGGACGAAGACATCCCCGACGCCCTGCTCGAACGTGTTGGTTTGACGCGCGACAAGGCTAACGACGTGGTCAGCAAAGTCCTCGAAGCCGAAGTCCTGCTGCGCGAACTGGCCTCGCAGTTCAGTCAGGGCTAA